A single window of Pseudomonas lutea DNA harbors:
- a CDS encoding glutathione peroxidase, protein MNDSLLNIPVQTIKGEQKTLADYGGRAVLVVNTASKCGFTPQYKGLEALWQGYRDRGLVVLGFPCNQFGKQEPGNEGAISDFCELNYGVTFPLFKKIDVNGSQAHPLFVQLKKRAPGLLGSQGIKWNFTKFLVGRDGKLVKRYAPLTKPEDIEADIEALLKESSGS, encoded by the coding sequence ATGAACGACAGTCTGCTCAACATTCCGGTGCAAACGATCAAGGGCGAGCAGAAGACGCTCGCCGACTATGGCGGCAGGGCGGTACTGGTGGTGAATACCGCCAGCAAGTGCGGGTTCACGCCGCAATACAAGGGCCTTGAGGCGTTGTGGCAAGGTTACAGGGACCGCGGGCTCGTGGTGCTGGGCTTCCCGTGCAATCAGTTTGGCAAGCAGGAGCCGGGCAATGAAGGCGCAATTTCCGACTTCTGTGAACTGAACTACGGTGTGACCTTTCCGCTGTTCAAGAAAATCGACGTCAACGGCAGCCAGGCCCACCCGTTGTTCGTGCAGCTCAAAAAGCGCGCCCCGGGTCTGCTGGGGTCTCAGGGCATCAAGTGGAACTTCACCAAATTTCTGGTGGGACGTGACGGCAAGCTGGTGAAACGCTACGCCCCTTTGACCAAGCCCGAAGACATTGAAGCCGACATCGAGGCGCTGTTGAAGGAATCATCGGGCAGTTGA
- the msrB gene encoding peptide-methionine (R)-S-oxide reductase MsrB has protein sequence MEKLDKTLEEWKAMLDPEQYNVCRLKGTERPFSGKYNETKTDGVYHCICCNEPLFDSTTKFDSGCGWPSFYAPLAGSAVVEVRDVSHGMIRTEVVCSKCDAHLGHVFPDGPPPTGLRYCINSVCLDLVPRSA, from the coding sequence GTGGAAAAGCTGGATAAAACCCTTGAAGAATGGAAAGCCATGCTTGATCCGGAGCAGTACAACGTCTGCCGGCTCAAGGGAACGGAGCGCCCCTTCAGCGGCAAATACAACGAGACCAAGACCGACGGCGTCTACCATTGCATCTGCTGCAACGAGCCGCTGTTCGATTCCACCACCAAGTTCGACTCGGGCTGCGGCTGGCCGAGCTTTTACGCGCCGCTTGCAGGCAGCGCGGTGGTCGAAGTGCGCGACGTCAGTCACGGCATGATCCGCACCGAAGTCGTCTGCAGCAAATGTGATGCTCACCTCGGTCACGTATTCCCCGATGGACCGCCACCGACTGGTCTGCGCTATTGCATCAATTCTGTGTGCCTTGATCTGGTGCCGCGAAGCGCCTGA
- a CDS encoding pyridoxal phosphate-dependent aminotransferase, which produces MQFSKSNKLANVCYDIRGPVLKHAKRLEEEGHRILKLNIGNPAPFGFEAPEEILQDVIRNLPTAQGYSDSKGLFSARKAVMQYYQQKEVEGVGIEDIYLGNGVSELIVMSMQALLNNGDEVLVPAPDYPLWTAAVALSGGNPVHYLCDEQANWWPDLADIKAKITPNTKAMVIINPNNPTGAVYSREVLLGMLELARQHNLVVFSDEIYDKILYDDAVHICTASLAPDLLCLTFNGLSKSYRVAGFRSGWIAISGPKHNAQSYIEGIDILANMRLCANVPSQHAIQTALGGYQSINDLILPQGRLLEQRNRTWELLNDIPGVSCVKPMGALYAFPRIDPKVCPIHNDEKFALDLLLSEKLLIVQGTAFNWPWPDHFRVVTLPRVDDLEQAIGRIGNFLKSYKQ; this is translated from the coding sequence ATGCAGTTCAGCAAATCGAACAAGCTCGCCAACGTCTGCTACGACATTCGCGGGCCGGTGCTCAAGCACGCCAAGCGCCTGGAAGAGGAAGGCCATCGCATCCTCAAGCTGAACATCGGCAACCCGGCGCCTTTTGGTTTCGAGGCGCCTGAGGAAATCCTGCAGGACGTCATCCGCAACCTACCAACAGCCCAGGGCTACAGTGACTCCAAGGGTCTGTTCAGTGCGCGCAAGGCGGTGATGCAGTACTACCAGCAGAAGGAAGTCGAAGGCGTCGGCATCGAAGACATCTACCTGGGCAACGGCGTGTCCGAACTCATCGTGATGTCGATGCAGGCCCTGCTCAATAACGGCGACGAAGTGTTGGTGCCGGCCCCGGATTATCCGCTGTGGACTGCGGCCGTGGCACTGTCGGGCGGCAACCCTGTGCATTATCTGTGTGACGAGCAGGCCAACTGGTGGCCGGATCTGGCCGACATCAAGGCCAAGATCACGCCGAACACCAAAGCCATGGTGATCATCAACCCCAATAACCCGACCGGCGCCGTATATTCCCGCGAAGTACTGCTGGGCATGCTGGAACTCGCCCGTCAGCACAATCTGGTGGTCTTTTCCGACGAGATCTACGACAAGATTCTGTACGACGACGCCGTGCACATCTGCACCGCCTCGCTGGCACCGGACCTGCTGTGCCTGACCTTCAACGGTCTGTCTAAATCCTATCGCGTGGCGGGCTTCCGCTCCGGCTGGATCGCCATTTCAGGGCCCAAGCACAATGCGCAAAGCTACATTGAAGGCATCGACATCCTGGCAAACATGCGCCTGTGCGCCAACGTGCCGAGCCAGCATGCGATCCAGACAGCGCTGGGCGGCTATCAAAGCATCAATGACCTGATCCTGCCGCAAGGCCGTTTGCTGGAGCAACGCAATCGGACCTGGGAACTGCTGAACGATATTCCTGGCGTCAGCTGCGTCAAGCCCATGGGCGCGCTGTATGCCTTTCCGCGGATCGACCCGAAAGTGTGCCCGATTCACAACGACGAGAAATTCGCGCTGGACCTGTTGCTCTCGGAAAAACTGCTGATCGTTCAAGGCACGGCATTCAACTGGCCATGGCCGGACCATTTCCGCGTTGTGACGCTGCCGCGTGTGGATGACTTGGAACAGGCCATTGGCCGGATCGGCAATTTCCTGAAATCGTACAAGCAGTAA
- the htpX gene encoding protease HtpX → MMRILLFLATNLAVVLIASITLSLFGFNGFMAANGVDLNLNQLLIFCAVFGFAGSLFSLFISKWMAKMSTGTEIITQPRTRHEQWLLQTVEQLSRDAGIKMPEVGIFPAYEANAFATGWNKNDALVAVSQGLLERFSPDEVKAVLAHEIGHVANGDMVTLALVQGVVNTFVMFFARIIGNFVDKVIFKNEEGRGIAFYIATIFAEIVLGFLASAIVMWFSRKREYRADDAGARLAGTGAMISALQRLRSEQGVPVQMPESMTAFGINGGLKHGLAGLFMSHPPLEERIEALRRRG, encoded by the coding sequence ATGATGCGCATTTTGCTGTTTTTGGCCACTAACCTTGCGGTCGTGCTGATTGCCAGCATTACCCTGAGCCTTTTTGGCTTCAACGGGTTTATGGCGGCCAACGGGGTTGATCTGAACCTCAATCAGCTGCTGATTTTCTGCGCCGTGTTCGGTTTCGCCGGTTCGCTGTTCTCGCTGTTCATCTCCAAGTGGATGGCGAAAATGAGCACAGGCACCGAAATCATCACTCAACCCCGCACCCGCCACGAACAATGGCTGCTGCAGACTGTAGAACAGCTGTCTCGCGATGCCGGGATCAAAATGCCGGAAGTGGGTATTTTTCCGGCTTACGAGGCCAACGCTTTCGCGACCGGCTGGAATAAAAACGACGCGCTGGTTGCCGTCAGCCAGGGCTTGCTGGAACGGTTTTCGCCCGATGAGGTGAAAGCGGTGCTGGCGCACGAAATCGGTCACGTTGCCAACGGCGACATGGTGACGCTGGCGCTGGTCCAGGGTGTGGTCAACACCTTCGTGATGTTCTTCGCGCGGATCATCGGCAACTTCGTCGACAAGGTGATTTTCAAGAACGAAGAGGGCCGCGGTATCGCGTTCTACATCGCGACCATCTTCGCTGAAATCGTGCTGGGTTTCCTGGCCAGCGCCATCGTCATGTGGTTCTCGCGCAAGCGTGAATACCGCGCCGACGATGCCGGTGCCCGCCTCGCCGGCACTGGCGCGATGATCAGCGCACTGCAGCGCCTGCGCTCGGAGCAGGGCGTTCCGGTGCAGATGCCGGAAAGCATGACCGCCTTTGGTATCAACGGTGGCTTGAAGCACGGCCTGGCCGGTCTCTTCATGAGCCACCCGCCACTGGAAGAGCGCATCGAGGCGCTTCGCCGCCGCGGTTGA
- a CDS encoding thiopurine S-methyltransferase codes for MEPRFWHERWAINQIGFNQASVNSHLLRLWTELTIDPGARVLVPLCGKSIDMVWLANQDFHVVGVELSEIAVAGFFSENGLQAEIETRGAFKVYRAQGFEIWCADFFALGAEDIGDCTAFYDRAALIALPPDLRWRYIKQLNHLLSEDACGLLITLDYDQSLIAGPPFAVDEDEVMQLLSPDWRVKRVADLDVLEQGAKFRQAGATSLMEYAYRLYRR; via the coding sequence ATGGAGCCTCGGTTTTGGCATGAGCGCTGGGCGATCAATCAGATCGGCTTCAATCAGGCGTCAGTGAATTCGCATCTATTGCGCCTGTGGACAGAGCTCACCATTGATCCGGGGGCGCGGGTGCTGGTGCCACTGTGTGGCAAAAGCATCGACATGGTCTGGCTGGCCAACCAGGATTTTCATGTGGTCGGCGTCGAATTGTCCGAAATCGCCGTGGCCGGGTTCTTCAGTGAAAACGGCCTGCAGGCGGAAATTGAGACCCGGGGCGCCTTCAAGGTCTATCGCGCGCAAGGGTTTGAGATCTGGTGCGCTGACTTCTTTGCCCTCGGTGCCGAGGACATCGGCGACTGCACCGCGTTTTACGATCGCGCCGCCTTGATCGCGCTGCCCCCCGATCTGCGCTGGCGTTACATCAAGCAGCTCAATCATCTGCTGTCCGAAGACGCCTGTGGGTTGCTGATCACGCTGGATTACGATCAGTCACTGATCGCCGGGCCACCGTTCGCGGTCGACGAGGACGAGGTCATGCAGCTGCTGTCGCCGGACTGGCGGGTCAAACGCGTTGCGGATCTGGACGTGCTGGAGCAGGGCGCCAAGTTCAGGCAGGCCGGCGCCACGTCTCTGATGGAATATGCATACCGGCTGTATCGGCGCTAA
- a CDS encoding DODA-type extradiol aromatic ring-opening family dioxygenase, which translates to MLPSLFISHGSPMLALEPGESGPALARLSANLPRPRAIVIVSAHWETAELRVNGNPQPETWHDFGGFPPELFAVQYPAYGLPELTQRVVGLLAHAGLEARIDTQRPFDHGVWVPLSLMYPHADIPVVQVSLPARQGPALQTRVGQALKHLREEDVLVIGSGSITHNLRELDWHAGPESIEPWALAFRDWMVQKLAADDLDALHDYRSQAPHAARNHPTDEHLLPLYFARAAGGAFSIAHQGFTMGALGMDIYRFG; encoded by the coding sequence ATGCTGCCTAGTCTGTTCATTTCCCATGGCTCGCCGATGCTCGCGCTCGAACCGGGTGAGAGCGGTCCGGCACTCGCACGACTGTCCGCCAACCTGCCACGCCCCAGGGCCATCGTCATCGTGTCGGCGCATTGGGAGACTGCCGAGCTGCGGGTCAACGGTAACCCGCAGCCCGAGACCTGGCATGACTTCGGCGGCTTCCCGCCTGAGCTCTTTGCCGTGCAGTATCCGGCGTACGGCCTGCCGGAATTGACGCAGCGCGTGGTGGGACTGCTGGCACATGCGGGCCTTGAGGCGCGCATCGACACGCAACGCCCGTTCGACCATGGCGTCTGGGTGCCGCTGTCGCTGATGTACCCGCACGCCGATATTCCGGTGGTGCAGGTTTCGTTACCAGCTCGCCAGGGCCCTGCCTTGCAGACACGCGTCGGGCAGGCGCTCAAACACCTGCGCGAGGAAGATGTTCTGGTGATCGGCTCCGGCAGCATCACCCACAACCTGCGGGAACTGGACTGGCACGCCGGTCCCGAAAGCATCGAGCCCTGGGCGTTGGCGTTTCGCGACTGGATGGTGCAAAAGCTGGCAGCTGACGACCTGGACGCGTTGCACGACTATCGAAGCCAGGCACCGCACGCTGCGCGCAACCACCCGACCGATGAACACCTGCTGCCGCTGTATTTCGCGCGCGCGGCGGGCGGAGCGTTTAGCATCGCCCATCAAGGCTTCACCATGGGCGCGCTGGGCATGGATATCTATCGGTTTGGTTGA
- a CDS encoding S-type pyocin domain-containing protein produces the protein MFQDDNKDPFWGDSLFAGTKLPNGGASWAGQNPPPEPERVQTPIPERWPAPSERTDKVFAKSCAAGNWCSTDAGTEIEPASNFGAIMMAGAMLMPSASEAIATALGADMALGRMAGGGIMQRGHTWLLRGAGGPASLFVLGMLPAKMGDGTLYTDDELRSMAQATTRVRFQLRRDDAGELQVYGIHSKASGDDSVRTVQARWNADKTAMEAHLSGVTILWTPRRGRFGSLDPLIYPENSDARLGTVLVHPIPDDMDSQLEGLPGEDVTAEDCIVVFPAESGLRSMYVVYARPFNGDHGYHPPPKELAAFPEAAPARRKGNRRRWESKKRVYEWDYQHGAVEVYDKQGNHLGEFDPETGEQTGEAKPERKIAK, from the coding sequence ATGTTCCAGGACGACAACAAAGATCCCTTCTGGGGGGACTCGCTCTTCGCGGGCACGAAGCTTCCCAACGGCGGCGCATCGTGGGCCGGACAGAACCCGCCCCCGGAACCCGAGCGGGTGCAAACCCCGATACCTGAACGTTGGCCCGCTCCCAGTGAGCGGACCGACAAAGTCTTCGCCAAGTCCTGCGCCGCGGGCAATTGGTGCAGCACTGACGCAGGAACCGAGATAGAGCCCGCCTCCAACTTCGGCGCGATCATGATGGCGGGCGCCATGCTCATGCCGTCCGCTTCCGAAGCAATCGCCACCGCACTCGGCGCAGACATGGCATTGGGGCGCATGGCTGGCGGCGGCATCATGCAACGCGGCCATACCTGGCTGCTTCGCGGAGCGGGCGGCCCTGCAAGCCTCTTCGTTCTGGGGATGCTCCCGGCAAAGATGGGCGATGGTACGCTCTACACCGACGACGAACTGCGCAGCATGGCCCAAGCGACAACACGGGTGCGCTTCCAGCTACGTCGTGACGACGCGGGCGAGCTGCAGGTCTACGGCATTCACTCCAAAGCGTCGGGCGACGACTCGGTCCGCACAGTGCAAGCCCGCTGGAACGCTGACAAAACTGCGATGGAGGCCCACCTCAGCGGCGTCACCATTCTATGGACACCGCGCCGGGGCCGCTTCGGGTCGCTGGACCCGCTGATTTATCCCGAAAACAGCGACGCACGCCTGGGCACCGTCCTCGTCCACCCGATCCCAGACGACATGGACAGCCAGCTCGAAGGCCTCCCAGGCGAAGACGTCACTGCCGAAGACTGCATCGTCGTGTTCCCGGCTGAGTCGGGACTACGGTCAATGTATGTGGTGTATGCGCGGCCATTTAATGGGGATCATGGGTATCATCCGCCACCGAAAGAGCTAGCGGCATTTCCCGAAGCCGCGCCGGCTCGCCGGAAGGGTAACCGGCGCAGATGGGAGAGTAAGAAGAGAGTTTATGAGTGGGACTACCAGCATGGAGCAGTTGAGGTGTACGACAAACAGGGCAATCATCTGGGTGAGTTCGATCCCGAAACCGGGGAACAGACCGGTGAAGCCAAACCCGAAAGAAAAATAGCAAAATGA
- a CDS encoding pyocin S6 family toxin immunity protein, whose product MTFLLLTGFFPEPNPDSSLQFEKDIPSRAEPLVLNVMGWASKQDVPSGEHDLTAPQAAEILSILGEPFRDELIYGIGLCRA is encoded by the coding sequence ATGACATTTCTCCTTTTGACTGGCTTCTTCCCCGAGCCGAATCCAGACAGCTCGCTGCAATTTGAAAAAGACATACCATCGCGCGCAGAACCCCTGGTGCTGAACGTAATGGGTTGGGCCTCCAAACAAGACGTGCCGTCCGGCGAGCATGACCTTACGGCCCCTCAAGCTGCAGAAATACTTTCAATTCTCGGCGAGCCGTTCAGAGACGAGCTGATCTATGGGATCGGGCTCTGCAGAGCGTAA
- a CDS encoding DEAD/DEAH box helicase: MTQETGGFAALNLHPNIVAAVVATGYEEPSAIQQQSIPIILAGHDMIGQAQTGTGKTAAFALPILSRIDPAKREPQALILAPTRELALQVATAFETYAKQMPGVTVVAVYGGAPMGPQLKAIRNGAQIVVATPGRLCDHLRRDEKVLATVNHLVLDEADEMLKLGFMDDLEVIFKAMPETRQTVLFSATLPQSIRAIAERHLKDPKHVKIQSKTQTVTAIEQAHLLVHADQKTSAVLSLLEVEDFDALIMFVRTKQATLDLASALEAKGYKAAALNGDIAQNQRERVIDSLKDGRLDIVVATDVAARGLDVPRITHVFNVDMPYDPEAYVHRIGRTGRAGREGRALLLVTPRERRMLQVIERMTGQKIAEVRLPDSQAVLDARIKKLTNSLSPLVADAEASHGELLDRLTADIGCTPRALAAALLRKATNGQALTLGAIEKERPLVPNNAPRGDRPERPAGDRPDRGDRERRAPVPLAEGRARCRTALGARDGIAAKNLLGAILNEGGLAREAIGRIQVRDSFSLVELPEDGLERLLAKLKDTRVAGKQLKLRRYRED, encoded by the coding sequence ATGACCCAGGAAACCGGCGGCTTCGCCGCTCTTAACCTTCATCCGAATATTGTTGCAGCTGTAGTCGCTACCGGCTACGAAGAGCCTTCGGCCATTCAGCAGCAATCGATTCCAATCATTCTCGCCGGTCACGACATGATCGGCCAGGCGCAGACAGGGACCGGTAAAACCGCCGCCTTCGCTCTGCCTATCCTGAGCCGCATCGACCCGGCAAAACGCGAGCCGCAAGCGCTGATCCTCGCGCCGACTCGTGAACTGGCCCTGCAAGTGGCCACCGCGTTCGAAACCTACGCCAAGCAAATGCCGGGCGTTACCGTTGTGGCTGTCTACGGCGGCGCGCCGATGGGCCCACAGCTGAAAGCCATCCGCAACGGCGCTCAAATCGTCGTCGCCACCCCGGGTCGTCTGTGTGACCACCTGCGCCGTGACGAGAAAGTCCTGGCCACGGTGAATCACCTGGTGCTCGACGAAGCCGACGAAATGCTCAAGCTGGGCTTCATGGATGACCTCGAAGTCATCTTCAAGGCCATGCCGGAGACCCGTCAGACCGTACTGTTCTCGGCGACCCTGCCGCAGTCGATCCGCGCGATCGCCGAGCGTCACCTGAAAGACCCGAAGCACGTCAAGATCCAGAGCAAGACCCAGACCGTTACCGCGATCGAGCAGGCTCACCTGCTGGTTCACGCTGACCAGAAGACCTCTGCCGTGCTGAGCCTGCTGGAAGTCGAAGATTTCGACGCCCTGATCATGTTCGTCCGCACCAAGCAGGCGACTCTGGATCTGGCAAGCGCCCTCGAAGCCAAAGGCTACAAGGCTGCTGCACTGAACGGCGACATCGCCCAGAACCAGCGTGAACGCGTCATCGACTCGCTCAAGGATGGCCGTCTGGACATCGTTGTGGCCACCGACGTTGCTGCCCGTGGTCTGGACGTTCCGCGCATCACTCACGTGTTCAACGTTGATATGCCGTACGACCCGGAAGCCTACGTTCACCGTATCGGCCGTACTGGCCGTGCCGGTCGCGAAGGTCGGGCGCTGTTGCTGGTAACGCCGCGTGAGCGTCGCATGCTGCAGGTAATCGAGCGCATGACCGGTCAGAAAATCGCCGAAGTGCGTCTGCCGGACTCCCAGGCCGTTCTCGATGCCCGCATCAAGAAACTGACCAACAGCCTGTCGCCGCTGGTCGCCGATGCTGAAGCAAGCCACGGTGAACTGCTGGACCGCCTGACTGCCGATATCGGTTGCACACCGCGTGCCCTGGCCGCCGCTCTGCTGCGCAAGGCCACCAATGGTCAGGCGCTGACCCTGGGTGCTATCGAGAAAGAGCGTCCACTGGTGCCGAACAACGCGCCACGTGGTGATCGTCCCGAGCGTCCGGCAGGCGACCGTCCTGACCGCGGCGACCGCGAACGTCGTGCTCCGGTGCCGTTGGCCGAAGGCCGTGCTCGTTGCCGTACTGCGCTGGGTGCCCGTGACGGCATCGCTGCTAAAAACCTGCTGGGCGCCATCCTCAACGAAGGCGGTCTGGCTCGCGAAGCAATCGGTCGCATCCAGGTGCGTGACAGCTTCAGCCTCGTCGAGCTGCCGGAAGACGGCCTCGAGCGCCTGCTGGCCAAGCTGAAAGACACCCGCGTTGCTGGCAAGCAGCTGAAACTGCGTCGCTATCGTGAGGACTGA
- a CDS encoding crotonase/enoyl-CoA hydratase family protein translates to MTSSTQGHVSKEQRGAIMLIGLDRASKRNAFDIHMLDELSLAYGDFERNEQARVAVVFAHGEHFTGGLDLAEAGPSLKEGWTLPPGGYDPWRLGIGPRVSKPVIVAAQGYCLTLGIELMLAADINVCASNARFAHLEVQRGIFAFAGATLRLHQIAGWGNAMRWLLTGDEFDAHEACRMGLVQEVLAPEDLFPAALRLAQHIADRAPLGVLSTLESARQAVLEGEAVAARALPALVRRVLDSEDATEGLQALLDKRPPQFKGC, encoded by the coding sequence ATGACCTCTTCGACTCAAGGCCACGTCAGCAAGGAACAGCGCGGCGCAATCATGCTCATTGGCCTGGACCGCGCCAGCAAACGCAACGCCTTCGACATCCACATGCTTGACGAGTTAAGCCTGGCCTACGGTGACTTCGAGCGTAACGAGCAGGCCCGAGTGGCGGTTGTGTTTGCACATGGCGAGCATTTCACGGGTGGGCTTGACCTCGCAGAAGCCGGCCCTTCCCTCAAGGAGGGCTGGACGCTGCCACCGGGTGGGTATGACCCCTGGCGGCTGGGGATCGGTCCGCGGGTCAGCAAACCGGTGATTGTGGCTGCCCAGGGTTACTGCCTGACGCTGGGCATTGAGCTCATGCTGGCCGCCGATATCAACGTCTGTGCCAGCAACGCCCGCTTCGCCCATCTGGAAGTACAACGCGGGATTTTTGCCTTTGCCGGGGCCACCCTTCGATTGCACCAGATCGCCGGCTGGGGAAACGCCATGCGCTGGCTGCTCACCGGCGACGAATTCGACGCACACGAAGCGTGCCGCATGGGTCTGGTGCAGGAAGTGCTGGCGCCCGAAGACCTCTTTCCCGCTGCGTTGCGCCTGGCACAACACATCGCTGACCGCGCGCCGCTGGGCGTTCTCTCAACCCTCGAATCAGCGCGGCAGGCGGTACTGGAGGGTGAAGCCGTGGCGGCCAGGGCGCTGCCCGCACTGGTTCGGCGGGTGCTCGACAGCGAGGACGCAACGGAAGGCTTGCAGGCGTTGCTGGACAAACGCCCGCCGCAGTTCAAGGGCTGCTGA
- a CDS encoding spermidine synthase — translation MTEERVEHVLAEVHDDFGMIRVLEVADYRFLEFGDAIEQSCTFTADPAWLEYDYTRAMFVGALCHPSPESALFMGLGAGTLTQACLKFLPLDDVEAIELRPDVPRLAMEFMGLQDDPRLYVRIGDALELLPSAEDADLIFVDLYTDTGPAVGHLAWGFLEKCQQRLNPGGWLIINQWASDDGKPLGAALLRGLYHRHYWELPVKEGNVILIVPADLEQTLDIEALTQRAESLAPQLGYSLLPLIKTLRPAT, via the coding sequence ATGACCGAGGAACGCGTAGAGCACGTATTGGCCGAGGTTCACGACGACTTCGGGATGATCCGCGTACTCGAGGTGGCCGACTACCGCTTCCTCGAATTCGGCGACGCCATCGAACAAAGCTGCACGTTCACCGCCGATCCCGCTTGGCTCGAATACGACTACACCCGTGCGATGTTCGTTGGTGCGCTCTGCCATCCGAGCCCGGAGAGCGCGTTGTTCATGGGCCTTGGCGCGGGCACATTGACCCAGGCCTGTTTGAAGTTTCTGCCCCTGGACGACGTCGAAGCCATCGAACTGCGCCCCGACGTGCCGCGTCTGGCCATGGAGTTCATGGGCCTTCAGGACGATCCGCGACTGTATGTGCGCATTGGCGATGCCCTCGAATTGCTGCCGAGCGCTGAAGACGCCGACCTCATCTTCGTCGATCTGTATACCGACACCGGCCCGGCGGTGGGCCACCTGGCATGGGGGTTTCTGGAGAAATGCCAACAGCGCCTCAACCCAGGCGGCTGGCTGATCATCAACCAGTGGGCGTCAGACGACGGCAAACCTCTGGGTGCCGCGTTGCTGCGCGGGTTGTATCACCGGCATTACTGGGAACTGCCGGTGAAGGAGGGCAACGTCATTCTCATCGTCCCTGCCGACCTTGAGCAGACGCTGGACATTGAGGCCCTGACCCAGCGCGCCGAGAGCCTTGCGCCGCAGCTGGGCTATTCACTGTTGCCACTGATCAAAACACTGAGGCCCGCCACCTGA
- a CDS encoding class II 3-deoxy-7-phosphoheptulonate synthase, whose protein sequence is MSQPWSPDSWRSLPIQQQPQYPDAEHVRRVEQTLASYPPLVFAGEARELRRQFAEVTEGRAFLLQGGDCAESFFEFSAAKIRDTFKVLLQMAIVMTFAAGCPVVKVGRMAGQFAKPRSSNDETIDGVTLPAYRGDIVNGIGFDEKSRVPDPDRLLQAYHQSTATLNLLRAFAQGGFADLHQVHKWNLDFIANSALSDKYSQLADRIDETLAFMRACGLDTSPQLRETSFFTAHEALLLNFEEAFVRRDSLTNDFYDCSAHMLWIGDRTRQLDGAHVEFLRGVKNPIGVKVGPSMNTDDLIRLIDILNPDNDPGRLNLIARMGANKVGDHLPGLIRAVEREGKKVLWSSDPMHGNTIKASSGYKTRDFAQILAEVKAFFQVHQAEGTYAGGIHIEMTGQNVTECIGGARPITEDGLSDRYHTHCDPRMNADQSLELAFLIAETLKQVRR, encoded by the coding sequence ATGAGCCAACCCTGGAGCCCCGACAGCTGGCGGAGCCTGCCCATCCAGCAGCAACCGCAATACCCTGACGCCGAGCACGTGCGCCGTGTCGAGCAGACGCTGGCCAGCTATCCCCCGCTGGTCTTCGCCGGGGAGGCGCGCGAGCTGCGCAGGCAGTTTGCCGAGGTCACCGAGGGCCGCGCATTCCTGCTGCAGGGCGGCGACTGCGCCGAGAGCTTCTTCGAGTTCTCGGCTGCGAAAATCCGTGACACGTTCAAAGTGCTGCTGCAAATGGCGATCGTCATGACGTTCGCTGCCGGCTGCCCTGTGGTGAAGGTCGGGCGCATGGCCGGCCAATTCGCCAAACCGCGCTCCTCCAACGACGAAACCATAGACGGTGTGACACTGCCCGCCTACCGCGGCGACATCGTCAATGGCATCGGCTTCGACGAAAAAAGCCGTGTGCCCGACCCTGACCGCCTGCTCCAGGCGTATCACCAGTCCACTGCAACGCTCAACTTGCTGCGCGCCTTCGCTCAAGGCGGTTTTGCCGACCTGCATCAGGTGCACAAGTGGAACCTTGATTTCATCGCCAACTCGGCCCTGTCGGACAAGTACAGCCAGCTCGCTGACCGCATCGACGAGACCCTCGCGTTCATGCGCGCGTGCGGCCTGGACACCTCGCCGCAGCTGCGTGAGACCAGTTTCTTCACCGCCCACGAAGCGCTCCTGTTGAATTTCGAAGAAGCGTTCGTGCGTCGCGACAGCCTGACCAACGACTTCTACGACTGCTCCGCGCACATGCTGTGGATCGGCGACCGCACGCGGCAGCTGGACGGCGCCCATGTGGAATTTCTGCGCGGGGTGAAGAACCCGATCGGCGTCAAGGTCGGCCCGAGCATGAATACCGACGACCTGATTCGCCTCATCGACATCCTCAACCCGGACAACGATCCGGGGCGTTTGAACCTGATCGCGCGCATGGGCGCCAACAAGGTGGGGGATCACTTGCCGGGGCTGATTCGTGCGGTCGAGCGCGAAGGCAAAAAGGTGCTGTGGAGCTCGGACCCGATGCACGGCAACACGATCAAGGCCAGCAGCGGTTACAAGACCCGCGATTTCGCGCAGATCCTGGCCGAGGTGAAAGCTTTCTTCCAGGTGCATCAGGCGGAAGGGACTTATGCCGGCGGCATTCACATCGAGATGACCGGTCAGAACGTCACCGAGTGCATCGGCGGCGCCCGTCCGATTACCGAAGACGGCCTGTCGGATCGTTATCACACCCATTGCGACCCACGGATGAATGCCGATCAGTCGCTGGAGCTGGCGTTTTTGATTGCCGAAACGTTGAAGCAGGTGCGTCGATAA